Proteins encoded together in one Hevea brasiliensis isolate MT/VB/25A 57/8 chromosome 16, ASM3005281v1, whole genome shotgun sequence window:
- the LOC110631826 gene encoding deoxyribodipyrimidine photo-lyase-like has translation MVRDQRLRDNWALIYAIDQANKAKVSVPVAFNLFDQGCANFRKKIEETLQIPFFLFRPHYDSLQGAWEWAQNTLLDHASDKREHIYSLEQLERAQTADPLWNASQLEMIHYGKMHGFMRMYWAKKILVWTRGPEEALAISIHLNDKYELDGRDPSGYVGCMWSICGVHDQGWKERPVFGKIRYMNYAGCKRKFDVDGCITYVKRLVIDIKKRKAETQLGGKTKEPRSQNILHLVIAKRKMNTEWASVPFF, from the exons ATGGTTAGAGATCAACGGCTAAGAGACAACTGGGCATTAATCTACGCCATTGATCAGGCTAACAAGGCCAAGGTGTCTGTGCCTGTTGCTTTTAATTTGTTCGATCA GGGTTGCGCCAACTTCAGGAAAAAAATTGAAGAGACCCTTCAAATTCCCTTTTTCTTATTCCGG CCTCATTATGATTCATTACAAGGAGCATGGGAGTGGGCACAAAATACCTTGCTGGACCATGCTTCTGACAAACGAGAACATATTTACTC GTTGGAGCAATTAGAGAGGGCACAAACAGCTGATCCT CTTTGGAATGCTTCTCAGCTGGAGATGATTCATTATGGGAAGATGCATGGTTTTATGCG TATGTATTGGGCAAAAAAGATTCTTGTATGGACAAGAGGACCTGAAGAAGCCCTTGCAATATCAATTCATTTAAATGACAAG TACGAACTCGATGGGAGGGATCCAAGTGGATACGTTGGTTGCATGTGGTCAATATGTGGTGTTCACGACCAG GGTTGGAAAGAGCGTCCAGTTTTTGGTAAAATTCGTTATATGAACTATGCAGGCTGCAAAAGGAAATTTGATGTTGATGGCTGCATTACCTACGTCAAGAGGCTAGTAATTGATATTAAGAAGAGAAAAGCAGAAACTCAGCTTGGTGGAAAAACAAAAGAGCCCCGTAGTCAAAACATTTTACATCTTGTAATAGCAAAGCGTAAGATGAATACTGAATGGGCTAGCGTTCCATTTTTCTAG
- the LOC110631781 gene encoding IRK-interacting protein yields the protein MAPSSSSSASSSMSPSFRHAPHPPYPSPHFTPIQECEREEQEDEYSEERSERKATPTDCVDKGETPKHLPTPLHDKNGKPSSMKRHESSENCGEDGSVSCNKCRPHSREKISVVPLDNNGLNKHSSFIASPNGLFKSIFSSLTRKSPKSTDISTAREEHYRIAVAELSHKLIQATRKRDEALLEASRLKYSMTELEKKLNKLEVYCHNLKSGLDQCNSKSPYRAGKGFDIHHHQQNSVMGCSDKVIEQLLVSVSEARSSVRLLSRSLTMQLRHMGVRVYERISVLLQPYDIKISFSKNPKSVLFYLEALLNKAFFEDFETVGFQKSSTNQILNPIDRCEANYASFNVLKELTWDEVLNKGTRHFSEEFSKFCDWKMNEIVAMLGWNRAWPEPLLQAFFGASKSVWLVHLLANSVHPGLPIFRVDKCVRFDSVYMEDMGGDRAKKLVPTMVRIMVAPGFYVYGNVVKCKVLCRYCNNNNINNVGDEKGLTLSP from the exons ATGGCTCCTTCGTCCTCTTCTTCTGCCTCCTCATCTATGTCCCCGTCCTTCCGTCATGCTCCACATCCTCCTTACCCGTCCCCTCATTTCACTCCC ATTCAAGAATGTGAAAGAGAAGAACAAGAAGATGAATACAGCGAAGAGAGAAGCGAAAGGAAGGCGACGCCAACTGATTGCGTGGATAAGGGAGAAACTCCAAAGCACCTGCCAACACCTCTTCATGACAAAAACGGCAAGCCCAGCTCTATGAAACGGCATGAATCTAGTGAAAACTGTGGAGAAGATGGTTCCGTTTCTTGCAACAAGTGCCGTCCACACTCGCGAGAGAAGATTTCTGTGGTTCCTTTGGACAACAATGGATTAAACAAGCACTCATCGTTTATTGCAAGTCCTAATGGACTCTTCAAGTCTATCTTCTCTTCACTGACGAGAAAAAGTCCAAAATCTACGGATATATCGACAGCCAGAGAGGAGCACTACAGGATAGCCGTGGCTGAGCTCTCGCATAAGCTGATTCAAGCCACGAGAAAGAGAGATGAAGCACTTCTTGAAGCTTCAAGGCTAAAGTATTCAATGACAGAACTCGAAAAGAAGCTTAACAAGCTTGAAGTTTATTGCCATAATTTGAAGTCAGGGCTTGACCAGTGTAACAGCAAATCACCGTATCGAGCTGGGAAAGGTTTCGATATCCATCATCATCAACAAAACAGTGTTATGGGTTGTAGTGACAAGGTAATAGAGCAATTATTGGTTTCAGTTTCGGAAGCTAGGTCCTCGGTTAGGCTTTTGAGCAGGTCACTCACTATGCAACTAAGGCACATGGGAGTCAGAGTTTATGAGAGAATATCTGTTCTGCTTCAACCGTATGACATAAAAATTTCATTCTCCAAGAATCCCAAAAGTGTTCTTTTTTACCTTGAAGCCTTGTTGAATAAAGCTTTCTTTGAAGATTTTGAAACTGTTGGGTTCCAAAAGAGTTCTACAAATCAAATATTGAACCCAATTGATAGATGTGAAGCAAATTATGCATCTTTTAATGTGCTAAAGGAGTTAACATGGGATGAGGTGTTGAATAAGGGGACAAGGCATTTCAGTGAAGAGTTCAGTAAGTTCTGTGACTGGAAAATGAATGAGATTGTAGCTATGTTGGGGTGGAATAGAGCCTGGCCGGAGCCACTGTTGCAGGCATTCTTTGGTGCTTCTAAAAGTGTGTGGTTGGTGCACCTTTTGGCCAACTCGGTGCATCCTGGTTTGCCAATTTTTCGGGTGGATAAGTGCGTGAGGTTTGATTCGGTTTACATGGAAGATATGGGTGGAGACAGAGCAAAGAAGTTGGTCCCAACCATGGTCCGGATCATGGTTGCACCTGGGTTTTATGTCTATGGCAACGTGGTCAAGTGCAAAGTACTTTGCAGGTACTGTAACAATAATAACATTAACAATGTTGGTGATGAAAAGGGTTTGACCCTTTCTCCTTAG
- the LOC110631813 gene encoding SNARE-interacting protein KEULE has product MSLSDSDSSSYGAEHKNFRQISRERLLHEMLGSAKSRDSKSTWKVLIMDKLTVKIMSYAWKMADITQEGISLVEDIYRRRQPFPSRDAIYFIQPTKENVVMFLSDMSGKSPLYKKAFVFFSSPISRELVAYIKKDTVVLSRIGALREMNLEYFAIDSQGFTTDNERALEELFGDEEDSRKGDACLNVMATRIATVFASLREFPFVRYRAAKSIDVTTMTTFHDLIPTKLAARVWDRLMHYKQKIEHFPQTETCELLILDRSADQIAPIIHEWTYDAMCHDLLNMEGNKYVHEVPGKTGGPPEKKEVLLDEHDPVWLELRHAHIAVASEQLHEKMTNFVSKNKAAQIQHSSRDGELTTRDLQKMVQALPQYSEQIEKLSLHVEIAGKINRIIRDLGLRDIGQLEQDLVFGDAGTKDVIKFLTAKEDVTRENKLRLLMILAAICPEKFDSEKGLNLMKLAKLPQDDMNAVNNMRFLRGSPESKKSSTGAFSLKFDIHKKKRAVRKDRTGEEETTWQLSRFYPMIEELVEKLSKGELSKDEYPCMNDPSATFHGTSHAASMNQPPAPHSMRSRRTPTWARPRNSNDGYSSDSILKHASSDFKKMGRRIFVFIVGGATRSELRVCHKLTSKLQREVVLGSSSLDDPPQFITKLKLLTAHELSLDDLQI; this is encoded by the exons ATGTCGTTATCGGATTCCGACTCCTCATCTTATGGTGCCGAGCACAAGAATTTTAGACAAATCAGCCGTGAAC GTTTATTACATGAAATGCTTGGATCGGCCAAATCAAGGGACTCAAAGTCAACCTGGAAG GTACTCATCATGGACAAACTTACCGTAAAGATCATGTCTTATGCATGGAAGATGGCTGATATCACACAGGAAGGAATTTCAT TGGTAGAAGATATATACAGACGAAGGCAACCTTTTCCCTCCAGGGATGCTATATATTTCATCCAACCAACTAAAGAGAA TGTCGTCATGTTCTTGTCAGACATGTCTGGAAAGTCACCTTTATATAAGAA GGCATTTGTTTTCTTCAGCTCACCCATTTCAAGAGAATTGGTTGCTTATATCAAGAAAGATACAGTTGTATTGTCTCGCATAGGAGCATTGAGAGAG ATGAATTTGGAGTATTTTGCTATTGATAGCCAG GGTTTTACCACTGACAATGAGAGGGCTTTAGAGGAACTTTTTGGGGATGAGGAGGATTCTCGCAAAGGTGATGCATGTTTGAACGTGATGGCTACTCGCATCGCTACTGTTTTTGCTTCTTTAAGG GAATTTCCTTTTGTGCGCTATCGTGCTGCCAAGTCCATTGATGTTACCACAATGACAACTTTTCATGATTTGATTCCCACAAAACTTGCTGCTAGAGTTTGGGACCGTCTAATGCATTACAAACAAAAGATTGAACACTTTCCTCAGACAGAAACATGTGAGCTGCTTATCCTAGATAGATCTGCAGATCAG ATTGCTCCTATTATACATGAGTGGACATATGATGCCATGTGCCATGATTTACTGAATATGGAGGGAAATAAATACGTGCATGAG GTTCCTGGTAAAACAGGTGGTCCTCCTGAGAAAAAAGAGGTTCTTTTAGATGAACATGATCCTGTCTGGCTTGAGCTTCGCCATGCACATATAGCAGTT GCTAGTGAACAATTGCATGAGAAGATGACAAACTTTGTATCAAAGAATAAAGCTGCACAAATCCAACATAGTTCAAG AGATGGTGAGCTTACCACACGGGACTTGCAGAAGATGGTTCAAGCATTGCCACAGTACAGTGAACAAATTGAAAAGCTATCCCTCCATGTAGAG ATTGCTGGAAAAATTAACAGAATTATCAGGGATTTGGGGCTTCGAGACATAGGGCAACTGGAGCAGGACCTAGTTTTTGGAGATGCAGGAACGAaagatgtaattaaatttttaactgcAAAAGAG GATGTTACTCGCGAAAATAAGTTGCGCTTGTTGATGATTCTTGCAGCCATTTGTCCTGAGAAGTTTGATAGTGAGAAGGGTCTTAATCTAATGAAG TTAGCAAAATTACCGCAAGATGATATGAATGCAGTGAATAATATGAGATTCCTTCGGGGGTCTCCAGAGTCCAAAAAGAGTTCAACTGGAGCTTTCTCTCTAAAGTTTGACATTCATAAG AAGAAGCGTGCCGTTAGAAAAGACCGCACTGGTGAAGAAGAAACAACGTGGCAATTATCACGGTTTTACCCTATGATAGAG GAACTTGTTGAAAAACTTAGCAAAGGAGAACTATCCAAGGATGAATATCCATGTATGAATGACCCAAGTGCAACCTTCCATGGAACATCCCATGCCGCATCAATGAATCAACCACCAGCACCTCATTCAATGAGATCAAGACGGACACCAACATGGGCTCGACCTCGGAACTCTAATGATGGATATTCAAG TGATTCGATACTGAAACATGCATCTAGCGATTTCAAGAAGATGGGCCGGCGTATTTTTGTATTTATTGTTGGTGGAGCTACCAGATCTGAG CTAAGGGTATGTCACAAGCTTACAAGTAAGCTACAGAGGGAAGTGGTGCTAGGCTCTTCAAGTCTCGATGATCCTCCACAATTTATTACG AAACTAAAACTATTGACAGCGCATGAGCTCTCATTGGATGATCTACAGATATAA